From the genome of Candidatus Aminicenantes bacterium:
CCCCCGAGGCGTCTAGTGATGCTACGCCGAGCTCCTGCGAGGCGTCTAGCATCACTAAATGCTTCGGAAGACCTCAGCAAAGTGATGCTAGGAGGTGCGCATGTTGGATTTGGCAATGCCTTTTGGAATTATTGTTTTGGTTATTTGTATGTTGGGGATCCGCATCGTGTCGCAATGGCAGAGCGGGGTTGTTTTTCGCCTGGGGAAATTTGTCAGGCAGATCACGCCCGGGTTGAATATCATAATCCCCGTTCTGGAATACGTGAGACGTGTGGATATGCGTGTCCGCACCATGGATGTCATACCCCAGGAGATCATGACCAAGGATTCGGTCCCGGTCAAGATCGACGCCGTGGTCTATTACAAGATCTTCGATGCGCCGAAGTCGATCATCGCGGTCGAGAATTTCAGCATGGCCTCCACCTTGCTGGCCCAATCCAAGCTGAGGGATGTCCTGGGCAAATATGACCTGGATACCCTGCTGTCCAACAAGGACCAGATCGGCAAGGAAGTATTGGTGGAATTGCAGGGGCCGACAGATGATTGGGGGATCAATATCATCAGCGTCGAGATCAAGAATATCGAGTTGCCGGACAATATGAAGCGCGCCATGGCCAAGGAATCCGAGGCTGTCCGCGAGAAACGCTCGCGATTGGTCAAAGCCTCGGCGGAAGAGGAAGCCAGTAAAAAGTTTACCGACGCCGCCAAAACGATGGAAGCGTCTCCCAATGCCCTGATGTTAAGACAGCTGCAAACCTGGCAGGAGATCGGCGCCGAACAAAACAGCCTGATTGTCCTTGTACCTACTGAATTTGCTTCAATTGCAAAAAAATTGCAGGATAGTAAATAAAACAACAGCGGAGCGCCTAAGAGCGACGAGGGAAAAAGGCATTTGGGGACGGTGCCCCCTGTGCGGACTTCGCTTGCAAATTTGCATTTAAAAAAGTTGAAAGGAACGCGAGAGTTAAAATACGGGGGAATCGCCAGATTGCCCGAGTT
Proteins encoded in this window:
- a CDS encoding slipin family protein; amino-acid sequence: MLDLAMPFGIIVLVICMLGIRIVSQWQSGVVFRLGKFVRQITPGLNIIIPVLEYVRRVDMRVRTMDVIPQEIMTKDSVPVKIDAVVYYKIFDAPKSIIAVENFSMASTLLAQSKLRDVLGKYDLDTLLSNKDQIGKEVLVELQGPTDDWGINIISVEIKNIELPDNMKRAMAKESEAVREKRSRLVKASAEEEASKKFTDAAKTMEASPNALMLRQLQTWQEIGAEQNSLIVLVPTEFASIAKKLQDSK